A single genomic interval of Candidatus Thermodiscus eudorianus harbors:
- a CDS encoding CTP synthase, whose protein sequence is MARRYVFVTGGVLSSVGKGIVTSSIGLLLKARGFNVEAIKIDPYVNVDAGTMNPFAHGEVFVTEDGGETDLDLGHYERFMNVNLSKKHNITTGQVYLSVIQKERRGDYLGQTVQIIPHVTNEIKERIRELASERDVDFMIVEIGGTVGDIESLPFLEAIRQMRLEEGPSNTFFIHVALAPILSTTGEQKTKPVQHSVQELRRIGIQPDVIIVRTQRPLEPDARRKIALYATLPEDHVLSDHDLDTIYRVPLVLEEQGLISLILKRYGVRDPGADLSEWREFVEKLVAASRRVRIAMVGKYTKLRDSYISIVEALKHAGAHLGVKPELLWVESTDIERRRVTLDFVDEVDGAIILPGFGTRGVEGKIAAIRELREKRKPTLGICFGMQLAVVEFARNVLGLEKAHSQEIDPKTPHPVVHLLPGQEKVEALGGTMRLGASPIHIVRNTLAHEIYGREIVYERHRHRYEVNNSYVDKLEAHGMRVSGWSPEGLAEFVELDRRLHPFFFGTQPHTEYKSRPLSPGPVFLGFLKAVAGV, encoded by the coding sequence GTGGCTCGAAGGTACGTCTTCGTGACCGGAGGGGTGCTCTCCAGCGTCGGCAAGGGTATTGTAACGAGTAGCATCGGGCTCCTCCTCAAGGCAAGGGGCTTTAACGTGGAGGCGATAAAGATAGACCCCTATGTAAATGTTGACGCCGGCACGATGAACCCCTTTGCCCACGGCGAGGTTTTCGTGACCGAAGACGGTGGGGAGACGGATCTAGACCTAGGTCACTACGAGCGGTTCATGAACGTCAACTTGTCCAAGAAGCATAACATCACGACGGGCCAGGTCTACTTGTCCGTTATACAGAAGGAAAGGCGGGGCGACTATCTAGGCCAGACGGTCCAGATAATCCCCCATGTAACCAATGAGATAAAGGAGAGGATAAGGGAGCTGGCCAGCGAGAGGGACGTCGACTTCATGATAGTCGAGATCGGGGGGACTGTGGGTGATATAGAGAGTCTGCCCTTCCTAGAGGCTATAAGGCAGATGAGGCTTGAGGAGGGTCCCTCTAACACCTTCTTCATACACGTGGCTCTGGCTCCGATACTATCCACGACCGGGGAGCAGAAGACTAAGCCGGTGCAACACAGCGTGCAGGAGCTTAGGAGGATAGGTATACAGCCTGACGTCATAATAGTTAGGACCCAGAGGCCCCTGGAACCCGATGCGCGGCGCAAGATAGCTCTATACGCAACCCTACCCGAGGATCACGTGTTGAGCGACCACGATCTAGACACTATATACAGGGTGCCACTAGTGCTAGAGGAGCAGGGCCTCATATCGCTAATTCTCAAGAGGTATGGCGTCAGAGATCCTGGCGCTGATCTATCGGAGTGGAGAGAGTTCGTCGAGAAGCTGGTAGCCGCCTCCCGCAGGGTTAGGATAGCGATGGTTGGGAAATACACGAAACTGCGAGACAGCTACATTAGCATCGTCGAGGCCCTGAAGCATGCAGGGGCCCATCTCGGCGTGAAACCAGAGCTTCTGTGGGTAGAGTCAACTGATATAGAGAGGAGACGCGTTACGCTAGACTTCGTAGACGAGGTCGACGGCGCGATCATACTGCCGGGCTTCGGCACGCGGGGGGTCGAGGGTAAGATAGCTGCCATACGAGAGCTACGAGAGAAGCGGAAACCCACGCTAGGCATATGCTTCGGAATGCAGCTGGCGGTCGTTGAGTTCGCCAGGAATGTGCTCGGCCTAGAGAAGGCGCATTCACAGGAGATAGACCCCAAGACGCCTCACCCAGTAGTACATTTACTGCCCGGACAGGAAAAGGTCGAGGCCCTGGGAGGTACCATGAGGCTTGGGGCGTCACCCATTCATATAGTCAGGAACACACTAGCCCACGAGATATACGGTAGGGAGATAGTTTATGAGAGGCACAGGCATAGGTATGAGGTCAACAACAGCTATGTCGACAAGCTTGAGGCACATGGAATGAGGGTAAGCGGTTGGAGCCCCGAGGGACTAGCTGAGTTCGTTGAGTTGGACAGGAGGCTGCATCCCTTCTTCTTCGGTACACAGCCCCACACGGAGTACAAGAGTAGACCGCTCTCACCGGGTCCAGTCTTCCTGGGATTCCTTAAAGCGGTGGCTGGCGTCTAG
- a CDS encoding ArsR family transcriptional regulator, with protein MDQEIPFRKEGIYARDNILYVIGPRHIAKVSKILASETRTKILEVLAGGPTDLDSLAKQIGQSKANISSQIRQLESIGIIRASYVPGNRGIKKILELNVDRILMMVKPGA; from the coding sequence ATGGACCAAGAAATTCCGTTTCGAAAAGAGGGAATCTATGCCAGGGACAACATATTGTATGTAATAGGTCCTAGACACATTGCAAAAGTATCAAAGATCCTCGCAAGCGAGACCAGAACCAAGATACTAGAGGTGCTAGCAGGGGGACCCACCGACCTAGACTCACTAGCAAAACAGATAGGCCAGAGCAAGGCCAACATAAGTAGCCAAATAAGGCAACTGGAATCCATAGGGATAATCAGGGCCTCATACGTCCCGGGGAACAGGGGCATAAAGAAGATCCTTGAATTAAACGTTGACAGGATACTAATGATGGTGAAACCAGGAGCCTAG
- a CDS encoding phosphotransferase produces MARNPQRLWEKLEPADIAVLGVIERLSKKFEYVPVEVLEKRLQLPPQRVLQALDRLNKNKLVKRGLGSVIGYSLTFYGLNVLAFDGLHRRGIVEALGDRIGVGKEGEVYLGLAPGGERVVVKFHREGRSSFQRIRRLRSYLAGVDRKRWHDIAKLLGEREFKILVVLEREGALVPRPIAWNRNAVVQEYIPGVELYRVRELDEDAARQVLEDVIETIKIAYRRIGVVHGDLSEYNVLVAETGRGYVIDWPQYVYRDEPHAGELLERDVRYIASFFKRKFGIDIDYMEVMAGITGDSP; encoded by the coding sequence ATGGCCAGAAACCCCCAAAGACTCTGGGAGAAACTCGAACCAGCCGACATAGCCGTACTCGGGGTTATAGAAAGGCTCTCGAAGAAGTTCGAGTACGTGCCAGTCGAAGTCCTGGAAAAACGCCTCCAGCTACCTCCCCAAAGAGTACTTCAAGCACTGGATAGGCTGAATAAGAATAAGCTAGTAAAGCGTGGCCTAGGCAGCGTTATAGGCTATTCACTGACATTCTACGGACTAAACGTGCTAGCCTTCGACGGGTTACACCGCAGGGGTATAGTCGAAGCGTTAGGCGACAGGATAGGGGTCGGCAAGGAGGGGGAAGTGTACCTAGGTCTCGCCCCCGGCGGCGAGAGGGTTGTCGTGAAGTTCCACAGGGAGGGAAGGTCTAGCTTCCAGAGGATTAGAAGGTTGAGGAGCTATCTAGCCGGGGTCGATAGGAAGCGGTGGCATGACATAGCCAAGCTACTCGGCGAGAGGGAGTTCAAGATACTGGTCGTGTTGGAGCGTGAAGGGGCGCTGGTGCCGAGACCCATAGCATGGAATAGGAACGCGGTGGTTCAAGAATACATTCCTGGAGTAGAGCTTTACCGTGTGAGGGAGCTAGACGAGGACGCCGCCAGGCAGGTGTTAGAGGATGTTATAGAGACTATTAAAATCGCGTATAGGAGAATCGGCGTGGTCCACGGGGATCTATCAGAGTATAACGTGTTGGTGGCTGAGACCGGGCGTGGATACGTAATCGACTGGCCTCAGTACGTTTACAGGGACGAGCCACATGCTGGAGAGTTATTAGAGAGGGATGTAAGGTATATCGCGTCATTCTTCAAGAGAAAATTTGGTATAGATATAGATTATATGGAGGTTATGGCGGGCATCACCGGTGATAGTCCGTGA
- a CDS encoding DUF460 domain-containing protein, whose protein sequence is MKTRDLYMGIDIREGSPLSSEKPRYSVVLIDDEGKPIVVHSSVTLSRAIRLAWDYHPKRIGLDNPFELARNTSELERILGLFPPETEILQVTLDRNTGYQKLKSIAREQGLNLGREKLGSVKTAYLLAFLAREGVGTPIRILEEKTIITVSKARSPKGGGFSQQRLQRRVRASVHIAAMRVKEALDTAGIEYDMSYRKSVGGLESAVFTVYAPRTRLYGLVRPHRGMDYTITIKTVYKTRLNLLEDSIASDRPIIVGVDPGVTTGLAVLDLRGKPIYLASSKDLDRGTIIEEISRLGKPVLFAIDVSTVPESVRWLAAKFGAAIYSPSIDLETSEKREIASRVLGEPPQDSHQRDALAAAYKAYLFLKNKLDHVEKQVRRMGVGIDVEKVKENVIRGVTVAEAIEKAIEDMLTPARTGPPEKPPARREEASRPPGQTEDLSRRIEALEAEKRVLERRLREYERRLRHLEIEVESAFRRAKAEVMKDSEVRRLRERLQSLEQATGKLEQKLKSYMASIDELRSLVIRVSRGEVVVLRPLPSLTPRSIRKSEEELGPLLPGEVILLQSPVVDPSALQVLLESQVRGVLTPGGDVASLLERHGIPALPVSSLDEGVRVVGGVYYVSSIVVGLLDDRRRALEEYRRAEVDLERIITEYRLSRRRRHSGG, encoded by the coding sequence GTGAAGACCCGCGATCTCTACATGGGCATAGACATAAGAGAGGGAAGCCCGCTCTCGTCAGAGAAGCCCCGATACTCTGTAGTCCTGATCGACGATGAAGGGAAACCCATAGTAGTACACTCTTCAGTAACACTATCGAGGGCCATTAGGCTAGCCTGGGACTACCACCCCAAGAGGATAGGGCTCGACAACCCCTTCGAGCTTGCAAGGAACACAAGCGAGCTAGAACGGATACTAGGCCTCTTCCCGCCGGAAACCGAGATACTACAAGTAACCCTAGACAGGAATACAGGATACCAGAAGCTCAAGAGCATAGCGAGGGAACAGGGCCTAAACCTGGGCCGTGAGAAGCTTGGCAGCGTGAAGACAGCCTACCTCCTGGCATTCCTAGCCAGGGAGGGTGTCGGCACGCCAATCAGGATCCTCGAAGAGAAGACCATTATAACGGTCTCGAAGGCCAGGTCGCCGAAGGGCGGGGGCTTCAGCCAACAGCGCCTACAGAGGAGGGTCAGGGCAAGCGTCCATATAGCGGCTATGAGGGTCAAGGAGGCCCTAGACACGGCTGGTATAGAGTACGATATGAGCTATAGGAAAAGCGTTGGAGGCCTTGAATCAGCTGTATTCACGGTCTACGCTCCGAGGACAAGACTCTACGGCCTAGTACGTCCCCACAGGGGAATGGACTACACTATAACTATCAAGACGGTATACAAGACCCGGTTAAACCTCCTGGAGGACTCAATCGCTAGCGACAGGCCAATCATAGTTGGCGTCGATCCAGGCGTCACCACGGGCCTCGCAGTTCTAGATCTCAGGGGTAAGCCCATTTACCTGGCCAGCTCGAAGGACCTAGACCGGGGCACTATAATCGAGGAGATATCGAGGCTCGGTAAACCAGTATTATTCGCGATAGACGTGTCAACGGTGCCCGAGAGCGTTAGATGGCTCGCGGCTAAGTTCGGCGCAGCCATCTACTCGCCCTCTATCGACCTAGAGACTTCTGAGAAGAGGGAGATAGCCTCAAGGGTACTGGGCGAGCCGCCACAGGACTCGCACCAGCGCGACGCCCTAGCAGCAGCCTACAAGGCGTATCTCTTCCTCAAGAACAAGCTAGACCACGTGGAGAAACAAGTCAGGAGAATGGGGGTCGGCATCGACGTCGAGAAGGTCAAGGAGAACGTGATCAGGGGTGTAACCGTCGCCGAGGCCATTGAAAAGGCTATAGAAGACATGCTAACCCCCGCCAGAACGGGTCCTCCAGAGAAGCCTCCAGCCAGGCGGGAAGAGGCCTCCAGGCCTCCCGGCCAGACCGAGGACCTATCACGGCGTATCGAGGCGCTTGAGGCCGAGAAGAGGGTCCTAGAGAGGAGGCTCAGAGAGTACGAGAGGAGGCTCAGGCACCTGGAGATCGAGGTGGAAAGCGCGTTTAGAAGGGCTAAGGCGGAGGTGATGAAGGACAGTGAAGTTAGGAGGCTTAGAGAGCGGCTCCAGTCGCTTGAACAAGCTACTGGTAAGCTTGAGCAAAAACTCAAATCTTACATGGCCAGTATAGACGAGCTGAGGAGCCTAGTTATACGCGTCAGCCGGGGCGAGGTCGTAGTCTTAAGGCCGCTCCCGTCTCTAACGCCTAGGAGCATACGGAAGAGTGAGGAGGAGCTCGGCCCCCTTCTACCCGGCGAGGTCATTCTGCTACAATCCCCCGTGGTTGATCCGAGTGCTCTGCAGGTTCTCCTCGAATCACAGGTAAGGGGCGTGTTGACTCCCGGGGGTGATGTGGCTAGCTTGCTGGAGCGGCACGGCATCCCGGCTCTCCCCGTGTCAAGCCTAGACGAGGGCGTTCGCGTGGTCGGAGGCGTCTACTACGTGTCTAGCATCGTTGTAGGATTGCTGGATGACAGGAGGAGGGCTTTGGAGGAGTATAGGAGGGCCGAGGTCGACCTGGAAAGGATTATAACCGAGTATAGGTTGTCTCGCCGCCGCAGGCATAGTGGGGGTTAG
- a CDS encoding methionine adenosyltransferase — protein sequence MVRNIVVEEYLLPSVEDIEVELVERKGLGHPDYISDAAAEVASRALSKLYLERYGEILHHNLDKVLLVGGQANPRYGGGEVLHPIYIIVSGRATTEVKTRDGVEHIPIGSVILSSVKEWIKNNFRFLDPERHVVVDYKIGKGSADLVGIFREKERTPRANDTSFGSGYAPLSTLERLVLETERLLNSSEVKKRIPAIGEDVKVMGLRRGKNIDLTIAMATISQLILDRDEYINVKEEARELVLDLASKIASDYNVNIYINTGDIPEKDIVYLTVTGTSSEHGDDGMTGRGNRANGLITPLRPMSLEATAGKNPVNHVGKIYNVVANDLAKRIYEEVSGLNEVYVKILSQIGRPIDDPLVADVKVKAKQLTANMKSDIEGIVNEVLDNITTYTDLILEGKITLF from the coding sequence GTGGTAAGAAATATCGTGGTTGAGGAGTATCTCCTTCCCTCTGTCGAGGACATCGAGGTAGAACTTGTTGAGAGGAAGGGGCTTGGACACCCGGATTATATCAGCGATGCAGCTGCTGAAGTGGCTAGTAGGGCCCTAAGCAAACTTTACCTTGAGCGTTACGGGGAGATACTCCACCATAACCTGGATAAGGTGTTGCTGGTCGGGGGGCAGGCTAATCCCCGTTACGGGGGAGGCGAGGTACTGCACCCGATCTACATTATAGTGTCTGGTAGAGCCACGACCGAGGTTAAAACGCGCGATGGCGTAGAACACATCCCTATAGGCTCGGTTATTCTCTCGTCTGTCAAGGAATGGATTAAGAACAACTTCCGGTTCCTCGACCCGGAGAGGCATGTGGTCGTGGATTATAAGATAGGTAAGGGAAGCGCGGATCTAGTCGGGATCTTCAGGGAGAAGGAGAGGACTCCAAGAGCAAACGATACCAGCTTCGGGTCCGGCTACGCCCCCCTGTCAACGCTGGAGAGGCTCGTGCTCGAAACGGAGAGGCTATTGAATAGCAGTGAGGTTAAGAAGAGGATCCCCGCCATAGGGGAGGACGTCAAGGTTATGGGTTTGAGGAGGGGTAAGAACATCGACTTGACGATAGCCATGGCTACGATAAGCCAGTTGATCTTAGACCGGGACGAGTACATTAACGTGAAGGAGGAGGCGCGCGAGCTCGTACTGGATCTCGCATCCAAGATCGCCAGTGACTATAATGTGAACATCTATATAAACACCGGCGACATACCCGAGAAGGACATCGTCTACCTGACCGTTACAGGGACCAGCTCGGAGCACGGGGACGATGGGATGACAGGCCGCGGGAACAGGGCTAACGGCTTGATAACTCCTCTGAGGCCTATGAGCCTGGAGGCCACGGCTGGTAAAAACCCTGTGAATCATGTGGGTAAGATATACAACGTCGTCGCGAATGACCTGGCTAAGAGGATATACGAGGAGGTATCCGGGCTAAACGAGGTCTACGTGAAGATACTAAGCCAGATAGGGAGGCCGATAGACGATCCTCTCGTCGCCGATGTCAAGGTTAAAGCTAAACAGCTAACCGCTAACATGAAGAGCGACATAGAGGGCATCGTAAACGAGGTTCTAGACAATATAACAACCTATACAGACCTAATACTAGAGGGTAAGATCACGCTATTCTAA